In Xiphophorus maculatus strain JP 163 A chromosome 2, X_maculatus-5.0-male, whole genome shotgun sequence, one genomic interval encodes:
- the lmo2 gene encoding rhombotin-2 encodes MASTIERKTLEANEEPVDEVLQMPPSLLTCGGCQQSIGDRFFLKAIEQYWHEDCLSCDLCGCRLGEVGRRLYYKLGRKLCRRDYLRLFGQDGLCASCEKRIRAFEMTMRVRDKVYHLECFKCAACQKHFCVGDRYLLINSDIVCEQDIFEWTKLNNSSMV; translated from the exons ATGGCATCTACTATAGAGAGGAAAACACTGGAGGCCAATGA GGAGCCGGTGGACGAGGTCCTCCAGATGCCGCCGTCGCTGCTGACGTGTGGCGGCTGCCAGCAGAGCATCGGCgaccggttcttcctgaaggcCATCGAGCAGTACTGGCACGAAGACTGCCTGAGCTGCGACCTGTGCGGCTGTCGGCTGGGAGAGGTCGGCCGCAGGCTCTACTACAAGCTGGGAAGAAAATTATGTCGGCGGGATTATCTCAG GCTCTTCGGTCAGGACGGTCTCTGCGCCTCCTGCGAAAAGAGGATCCGGGCGTTTGAGATGACGATGCGCGTGAGGGACAAGGTTTACCACCTCGAGTGCTTCAAGTGCGCCGCCTGCCAGAAGCACTTCTGCGTCGGGGATCGCTACCTTCTCATCAACTCAGACATTGTGTGTGAGCAGGACATCTTTGAGTGGACCAAGCTCAACAACAGCAGCATGGTCTAG